In Oceaniferula flava, the DNA window GACCGCGCTCAGTTGCTGACCCTAACCGCGCCGGAACTGACGGTATTAGTCGGTGGTTTGCGCGTGTTGGAAACCAATGCCGATGACGAAGGTTACGGTATCCTGACGACTCGCCGTGGTCAGTTGACGAACGACTACTACGTCAACTTGCTGGACATGGGGATCGAGTGGAAATCCGTCTCGCCCTGTGGCAATGCCTACCTCGGCTCGGATCGCCAAACCAAGCAGCCAAGGTGGACCGGCACCCGTGCCGACCTCGTTTTCGGATCAAACTCCGTGCTGCGCGCCGTCGCCGAGGTGTATGCCTGCGCCGATGCCGAGCAGAAATTCGTCAACGACTTCATCGCCGCTTGGGTGAAGGTCATGGAGCTGGATCGCTTTGACTTAGTCTAACGAAATTCACCCAACAAACGCGCTTCACCATCATGTGGAGCGCGTTTTTTTGATCTCTGAAGTTGACTGTTAGTTAGAAGTTAGGGTGCGTCCTTGTTGACGATGGCACGGAACTCGCCGTCGACGTAGGTGGCCTTACTGACTCCGTAAATGGTCAGCCAGGAGAGCACAAAGCCGGGGATGATCTCATAGACACCCGGACCGCCGAGGAAGGACTGGTTCCAGTCCAGAGCGATCCATGCGATCACCGTGGCGGCTCCCACCACCATACCGGCAAGAGCGCCGGAGCCGGATGTCTTTTTCCAGATCAGTGCCAGAATGATCATCGGGCCAAAGGCGGCACCAAAGCCAGCCCAGGCGTTAGCCACCAGACTGAGCACTTGCGAGTCTGGATTTCCCGAGATCAATGCCGCGACAATGCCCACCGCCAGCACACTGAGCCGACCAATGAAGACCAGTTGTTTATCGCTTGGCTTCTTGTTAATGAACAGTCGGTAGAAGTCCTCTGTTAGGGATGATGAGGAGACGAGAAGCTGGCTGGAAATGGTCGACATAATCGCTGCCAGCAAAGCGGCGTAGAGGAAGCCGGTGATCAGCGGGTGGAACAGCAGGTCGGAAAGAATCATAAAGATCGTTTCCGGATCGTCAACGGTGATGCCATTGCGCTCGACGTAGGCCCGGCCGAAAATCCCCATGCCAACGGCGCCGATCAGGGCGACGAGCATCCAGCTCATGGCGTAGTTGCGCGCTTGGCTGACGTCCTTGACGGAACGCACCGCCATGAAACGCACGATGATGTGCGGCTGACCAAAATATCCTAATCCCCAGGCAAGTGCCGAGATCAGACCGACCGCTGTGACGCCACTGGTGAGGGACAGGTAGCTGGGGTCGATCTCGCTGAGTCGCTCGGCGGCGCCCCCGATGCCGTCGCCTTGCCCTGTGGTGAGAATGACGATGGGCATGATCACTAGCGCAAGCATCATGATGACGCCCTGGCAGAAATCGGTGAGGCTGACGGCGAGGAAGCCTCCCACCACGGTGTAAGCGAGCACCACAATGAGGGTGAACCAGACGCCGAACATGTAGTCGCTCATGAAGCCGAGGTTGACCATCTCCCCGAAGGCGCTGGCGAAGAGTTTGCCTCCGCCGACAAGACCGGCCGCGGTGTAAACGATGAAGAATATCACCACAATGATGGCAGAGGTCATCCGCAGAGGCAGGGCACGGGAGGGGAAACGATTGGCCAGGAACTGCGGAACTGTTAGCGCGTTGTCGTAGCGTTCCGTCTGTTCGCGCAGGCGGGGCGCGACGATGATCCAGTTGCACAAGGCCCCGACAAATAGCCCAATTCCGATCCAGGCTTCAATCAATCCCGCGGCAAAAAGCGCACCGGGTAAACCTAACAGTAACCAGCCAGACATATCAGAAGCCCCGGCTGAGAGGGCGGCGACGGCAGGGTGAAGGTTGCGCCCGCCGAGCATGTATTCCTCGGAATTCGAGGTCGATTTTTTCGCCGCGTAAAACCCGATGGCGATCATTAATGCGAAGTAAAGAAAGAGACTGGTCCAGATTCCGATGTGCATAAAGAGTTAGGTAGTGGGGTGGTGCCGCGCCTTATGATGGGAAAAGCTCAACCGTTGAGCCACACCGCGCGAGGAACCACAACCTCTCACAGCCATGCTGTCTGTCAAGGGAAGCTCTGGAAAGCTGCCGATGTGTTAGGAATGCAGAGGTCTTGTTCCTTAGGGTTTTTGTTAGATTGCTTTGAGCTTAACTCGACGGCTTTCCATAGAAGATTCGTTGACGCAAGACACGAGGAAATCGATGAAACGCTGGGCGTAGGGATGAGTCGTGCCTCGGGCGACGTAACTTGCCAGTGATGTCTGGGGCAGCTTCGGCAGGGTGTCGTTGATGCGTGGCAGCTTGTCGCCGAGCACGGAGCGGGGCAGGACGCTGATGCCAAGTCCGGCACGGACCGCCGATTGCACGGCATGGACGGAGTTGGCTTCGATAGCCAATTTCCACGGAGTGCCAATTTTTGTTAGGGTGTCAAAGGCAATCTTGCGATAGCAGCAGGGGGATGGCATGAGGACGAGATCGAGCGCCTGGGATGGTTGATAGTCGGCTGGCAGAGTCCCGGTCCATACCAGAGGCTCATCCCAGAGAATGTCGCCTTTGTTTCCCTCCGGGCCGGCGAAGACGAGATCGAGTTCGCCATTTTTGAGCTTAGGGAAAAGGTCCGCTCCCATACCGAGGATCAGGCTGAGATCACAGTTCGGATGCGCCCGGCGGAATCGTGCCAGCAGGGTGTGCAGGTGCTGGGGCGCGAGGTAATCGGCAAAACCGACACGGAGCAAGGTGGCCTCATCCGGTGCGGTCACCGCGAGGGCTGCTTCGTCGGCCAGTTCAAGGATGCGGCGGGCGTAGCTGATAAATGTCTCGCCAGCGGCGGTCAGGGCGACTGAGCGAGTGTTGCGATCGAGCAGTTTGGCGCCCAGACGGTCTTCGAGTTTGGCGACCTGCAAGCTAATGGCCGACTGGGTGCGGTGAATCCGCTTGGCCGCTGCAGAAAAACCACCTTCCTCAACCACCGCAATGAGGCTGCGTAAGGAAAGCAGATCGGTATCGAGGGTGAATTGAGATGTTTGCTCGGAAGCACATGGCTTATTCGATTAACTCATAGGTGGTATTAAAACAAGCAATTTCACAAATGAAACGATTGAGTTATGATACTGACATCGATTGGGAGAAAATGCTCCCGCAAACAAACTAACTACAAACAAAGAAAGATAAGAACGATGAAAGCAATGCTATTGAAGAGTTACGGTGAAGACGCAAAATTTGAAACTTCTGAAATAGAGAAGCCTCAGGTGCGCGCAGGTCACCTACTGGTGAAGATCGCCGCGACCAGTGTCAACACGGTGGACACGATGATCCGCACCATGGGCAAGGATCTTCCTCTTTCGCCAGATACCCCTGCACTGTTAGGTATGGATTTCGCAGGCACCGTGGAGGAAGTTGGCGAGGACGTGACTGATTTCTCCGTAGGCGATGAGGTATATGGTTGTGCAGGAGGTCTAGCAGATTTACCCGGCACACTGGCAGAATACATTGTCGCGGATGCAGATTTGGTAGCGAAGAAGCCAAGCAACCTATCGATGCGCGAGGCCGCAGCGCTACCTTTGGTGGCGATCACTGCCTATGAAGGCCTGCAGCGCGCGAATATCAGCAAAGGTCATAAGGTGTTAGTGCACGGCGGTTCCGGCGGCGTGGGACACATTGCGATCCAACTAGCCAACTACTGGGGCGGTGATGTGTATTCCACCGGCGGTGGTGATGAACAGCTGGCGTTAATCAATGATCTGGGAGCTAAGCCGATTAATTACAAAACGGAATCCGTGGAAGATTACGTGGAGTCTCACACCGATGGCGCAGGCTTTGATCTCGTATTCGACTCCGTGGGTGGTGAAAATTTACTGAACTCATTCGAGGCAGCCGCATTGAATGGTCAGATTGCGACCACAGTCTCCATGTGCGAACTCGATCTAACACCAGCCCACATGAAAGGCCTCTCGCTGCATGTGGTCTTTATGTTGATCCCCATGCTGCATCATCACCAGCGCAGCGAGCACGGCAGAATCCTCGCAGAGCTGGCAAAGATTGCCGAGGCGGGAGCATTGAGAGTGGTCCTTGATGAGAACCGTTATTCTCTCGAGCAGGCCAATGAAGCTCATGCACGATTGGAAAGCGGCAAGGGAATGGGTAAGGTCGTGGTGGATGTTTAATGATTAACTCAATAGAAAATATGAAAAAATTAATAAAGAAAAACGCTCTGATCGGGTTGCCAGTGGTAGCAGTGACAATGTTAAGTAGCTTGCTATCGAACGTGGCTGCCGAGGAAAAATCAGACGAGGGGGATAGCGCTGTGGTTGCTCTGGCTGATGTGAAGTGGACACCGCTGAATAAGGCGAGGGGTGACGCGAGTCCGCAGGCGGCGACCTTGTGGGGCGATCGAGCTGGTGATGCCGCTACCGGATTTCTGGTGAAATTCAAAGATGGCTTTTCCTCTCCACCGCACATTCACAACGTGACTTATCGAGGAGTGGTTATTTCCGGATTGATCCACAATGATGATCCAGCAGCCGCTAAGATGTGGATGCCCTCTAGCTCTTACTGGACACAGCCTGCAGGAGAAAACCATATCACGGCGGCTAAAGGAGAGAACAATATGGCGCTGATCGAAATCGATAGTGGCCCGTATTTGGTTCTGCCGTCAGATAAGGCGACAGATAACGGAGAGCGACCGATCAATGTGCATGAATCTAACATTGTCTGGCAGGATGCAACGGAAACGACACGAATCGAGGTGGGAGCCTCGCAGAAATCCCCTCAAATGGCCTTGCTCTGGATGAAGGCGGATCAGGCGCGAACCAATGGATCTCTACTGAAGCTACCCGCAGGTTTCCAAGGTGAGTTACGCACCGGAAAAGGGCGATTTCGTGCCGTAGTGGTCAATGGACAGGTGGCTATGCAGCAAGATGAAAAATCATCCAAGCTCGTGGCTGGCAGCTATTTCACTCACCTGGGAGCGACCGTGTATCGATTGAAGACAGAAAAAGAAACAGTGCTCTACCTACGCCATGCAGGTGGGTATCGGGTCGTGGCGAAGTAGCGAACAGGAATCTATGTTAGATGTGAATGATACAACGAATCAATTATTAGAAATGAAACAATATATCATGGAGCCAGGGGCGGATGCGATCCGTCTGGTCGATGCTGAGGTGCCGAAGCTGGGGCCGAAGGACGTTAAAGTGCAGCTGAAAGC includes these proteins:
- the putP gene encoding sodium/proline symporter PutP, whose translation is MHIGIWTSLFLYFALMIAIGFYAAKKSTSNSEEYMLGGRNLHPAVAALSAGASDMSGWLLLGLPGALFAAGLIEAWIGIGLFVGALCNWIIVAPRLREQTERYDNALTVPQFLANRFPSRALPLRMTSAIIVVIFFIVYTAAGLVGGGKLFASAFGEMVNLGFMSDYMFGVWFTLIVVLAYTVVGGFLAVSLTDFCQGVIMMLALVIMPIVILTTGQGDGIGGAAERLSEIDPSYLSLTSGVTAVGLISALAWGLGYFGQPHIIVRFMAVRSVKDVSQARNYAMSWMLVALIGAVGMGIFGRAYVERNGITVDDPETIFMILSDLLFHPLITGFLYAALLAAIMSTISSQLLVSSSSLTEDFYRLFINKKPSDKQLVFIGRLSVLAVGIVAALISGNPDSQVLSLVANAWAGFGAAFGPMIILALIWKKTSGSGALAGMVVGAATVIAWIALDWNQSFLGGPGVYEIIPGFVLSWLTIYGVSKATYVDGEFRAIVNKDAP
- a CDS encoding LysR family transcriptional regulator; translated protein: MLSLRSLIAVVEEGGFSAAAKRIHRTQSAISLQVAKLEDRLGAKLLDRNTRSVALTAAGETFISYARRILELADEAALAVTAPDEATLLRVGFADYLAPQHLHTLLARFRRAHPNCDLSLILGMGADLFPKLKNGELDLVFAGPEGNKGDILWDEPLVWTGTLPADYQPSQALDLVLMPSPCCYRKIAFDTLTKIGTPWKLAIEANSVHAVQSAVRAGLGISVLPRSVLGDKLPRINDTLPKLPQTSLASYVARGTTHPYAQRFIDFLVSCVNESSMESRRVKLKAI
- a CDS encoding zinc-dependent alcohol dehydrogenase family protein, whose protein sequence is MKAMLLKSYGEDAKFETSEIEKPQVRAGHLLVKIAATSVNTVDTMIRTMGKDLPLSPDTPALLGMDFAGTVEEVGEDVTDFSVGDEVYGCAGGLADLPGTLAEYIVADADLVAKKPSNLSMREAAALPLVAITAYEGLQRANISKGHKVLVHGGSGGVGHIAIQLANYWGGDVYSTGGGDEQLALINDLGAKPINYKTESVEDYVESHTDGAGFDLVFDSVGGENLLNSFEAAALNGQIATTVSMCELDLTPAHMKGLSLHVVFMLIPMLHHHQRSEHGRILAELAKIAEAGALRVVLDENRYSLEQANEAHARLESGKGMGKVVVDV
- a CDS encoding DUF4437 domain-containing protein, whose amino-acid sequence is MKKLIKKNALIGLPVVAVTMLSSLLSNVAAEEKSDEGDSAVVALADVKWTPLNKARGDASPQAATLWGDRAGDAATGFLVKFKDGFSSPPHIHNVTYRGVVISGLIHNDDPAAAKMWMPSSSYWTQPAGENHITAAKGENNMALIEIDSGPYLVLPSDKATDNGERPINVHESNIVWQDATETTRIEVGASQKSPQMALLWMKADQARTNGSLLKLPAGFQGELRTGKGRFRAVVVNGQVAMQQDEKSSKLVAGSYFTHLGATVYRLKTEKETVLYLRHAGGYRVVAK